The genome window ATAAAGAGGACAAGTTTGCCAAAGTGTGTCCTATTCTGGACATTCTAAATGAACGTTTTCTGAAGTATGGCGAAGTCTTTGGTCCAACTTCAATATCTATCAATGAATCGATGGTCTCGTACTATGGAGGACATCCAACTAAACAATTCATCCGTGGTAAACCTATTCGCTGGGGTTATAAAGCATGGATAGCAGCTTCTCTATTAGGATATTCTTATTTCATTGATTTGTATCAAGGAAAACATCGAGCAAAGAGTGACAGCTGCTACAAAGATACTTATGGCCTAGGTGGAGAAGTAGTTCTAAAAATGCTCGATAGACTTGAGTCTCAGTACCCTGGAAGaaaattttctctattctttgaTAACTTCTTCACGTCAATCAGACTCTTGGAGACAATCAAAGAAAGAGGACACTCTGCGACTGGAACAGTTCGTAGCAACAGAACAGAAAAGTGTCCCCTGAGCAATGCCAAACAGTTTGAGAAACGTTCACGATGAAGTGAAGAGCATTTTCTTGAGAAAGACTCAGGTATTTTAGTAGTAATGTGGAACGATAATGGTGTGGTTACCATGGCATCTACACACTATGGTGTGCAACCTTTCAAACAAGTTCAACGTTGGTCAGTAGCTGAACGCAAAAGGGTTATGATACCCATGCCTTCAGTAATTGGATTGTACAACTCCAACGTGGGTGGAGTAGATAGGCTAGACCAGAACGTAGCCAAATATCGCATTGCAAtccagggaaaaaaatggtacatCCCAATTCTATCATATTTACTAAATGTATGTAAATTTTGTAGTAATCTTTTTTTCCAATAAACAAAAGCACAAAGTAATTGTTTAATGCTCCCCTTACATAATCAAGATATCTCACTAACCTTTCAATATAACAAACAGCATAAAATTGCTGTGGATTACTGTGACCACCGTTGCGACTTCACAACACGATCATGTTGTATTGTACCCATCGTTGCGTTATCGCAACAAAGTTATTTTTCAAATTATAAGTAAAGTATGCAGTTTGAGTCCAAAATAACACTTAATATCTCTGTGGAGTCATTTTCTATTATATCTCAGATGTAGAGCTCATTCCAAGAACCTTGTTTTTTACGGGCTTATATGGGTTAATTAAAAATGTCTGCTCCCCATATAAACACAATTTGAACTTAATAaagtaagtcaataaaccatgcatttattgttacccttccagacgctgcattgtgggtaaggggtacatgatcaatactgaaagacttcgaggggtacataagattaaaaaggttgagaacccctggactaaggtattgtatgcagggacggggctctggtttctttgtgagtactaggtcaagcaacgatgattcttcttccctcttgtaccttgttgactccacCCAGTAGTCCACTGTATTTACTATAatcaactgtaacacctcctcgctccattgtccagcatatatccattacttccatctctctccagtttattttttgttaaagtttccaactaaaagtattcttctatctcttcttatcatattatctaagcacttaatcacctctctttgcatatctttatgttcctcagttccccatgtatctgtcttaggtggcacatatgtaactatgatttttctttttttcaattcctcttgttactcccattacttccaccttaccctcaccatattgcacatcctccacacatatattataacgaaccattattagcactccttctccccctttacccttcctgtttcttctccacctatcatctctctcctccttaaagttaacatggatctcctctcttagttttgtttcaacggtGCACATTAcatcctgcttttttttctttcaaataatccctaacttcCAACACGCTAggtaacaacccatctatattagtataagtcactcttagtttcttacctcctccacgacctccttcttctgtagataccacttctttagtgtcatatccagaacccttcagtagaaattctttttctcgATCCCCgtccttttctcgtctttttccttagcttcatttctcagtactttctctttttccctctcctctaggtttatgtctttttttatacatatatctttatgttcagtatcatcggccagcttcccttgtcataatttcctccactgccacctgcgatctcattctcactttcattggtctcctacccccttcaataaatcttcccaacctaatcacttcctccacctcctgtgtgctgtcctggcCGTTTGATTATAGTTTTagccaattttctttcttcatgctctctcatgaacttgtttggacttttttttttccttcatcccaaaaaatcacaaaacattcctcttatccactgtatctctcactagatctttctccttaattacttgtataccagcatcttcttttttcctgaatttctctctttactacctctgaaaattttactttttccccttcctgttcttgtttccatgcattttgcgattccttcagcttgttttcacccaatccaatTTCTACTCTGTCCTCAATcccatcctgtattttttttcggtAGGCTCCGTAAGGAGTCTTCATAGTCATATTTAGCTtttagtatatcattttgtttctttatctcctgtatctcctcctttaatccctgattgattacACTAACCTCACATTCAACTTATTTCAAtttcagctctgtgttttctATTATCAATTCATCCTGCTTGTCCATTATTTCATGTACCTTATCTCTCCACATTTATCAACTCCTCATATTGCCTCTTTCgtctctaaatccagaaaagtcGTTATCCATATTATCCTCAGTCAATCTCCTCTGTCCAATAGGCGTTTCAATAAATCACTGATTTTCACAAGATGGAGTTTGCCTTGATGTCATACATCTAGCCGCACCACCCAGTTCTgtttctctctatatttttctgtttatacgATCCAAAACTTATTTATTACGGAGACAGGAGAAACCGATGGCCATCTATCccccctgtacatacgtctaggTCAGGCTCCAACGCCTGGGAGCTGCTCAGCAACATCTTATGTGTGtttcttgtagagagagagagagagagagagagagtaacagcagcaacagctgctgctcctacttatactactatttcactactaccacaactattactaaaattactactacaacaacaacaacaacaacaataacaactactactactactgctactgcttctactactaaaattacacctactactattactattactactactgttactgctactactactactactactgctactacaaatactactactactattacttttactatcactactactactactattgttgttattactaccaccaccaccaccactactactactattgttattattactaccactactactaccatcaccatcactactattacaactactactactactaccactactactactgctactactactaccactactactgctactactactacttatattactattactactaccactactactgctactactactatccctactcatcttctgttttcctatttctcagagagggtggtagtaatagtagtataataCCAGCAATGAAAtatgatgcatgcagttagggCAGGAGGAGGTAACAGACATATCcagaaacgataatttactcccaccGAGGTCTAATAGCGCTTGTtcaggggatgctgtgaactttccattaaagttaATTGTGATCTCGcagaatgtttccctttgtgtctcataaTTCAAGAGGACAGTCACTGCctgtcctctaaagacaactctcctcctcacaAAACTATACGCACTTAcgacacatacacccttcatttaaattcaaaattataaaatgGCGACTCAAAATCTAGCCTGAGAgtcccttctggggaggggaccagaaatgtcccaaggttggactgctctctcgttagctacccaaaatgtcttgacatctccctcaactttttcttcattaacttctgcaacattcatggTCTTTGATCCAACTTTCAAtgtgtagaacaccacctctcctctactaaacctcatcttcttttcctcaccgaaacacagctgtctgaggcaactgacagtattTCTTccactgttccctcctactttctctaatCTCATTTTCATTGCAAAGCTGGATGTGCACAATGacctaacttgctctcgtgcccacactcttgaatcttctttttccaccatctggcttagactcaatagtcactctctacaTTTATTTGTGccatctatctctcccctaactcctctgactacagtaaattctttgactatttaatttccataagtggagcatattctgtccctctacccttttgtggagatctccatctttggagatttcaatgttcaccaccagctttggctttcctctccctttactgaccatcctagtgaactagccttcaactttgctatcctccatgacctagagcaattggtgcaacaccctacttgtattcctgaccatcttggagatatgcccaacattcttgatcttttcctcacctctaatctttCAGCTGATGCTggtaccctatcttctccattgggctcctccaatcacaatgtaatttctgtatcttgttctatttctccaatccctcctcaggatccccaaaagtggaggtgcctctggcattttgcctctgccagattGGGGGACCTGAGATggcattatgctgattttccctggagtgattactgtttctatgtcagagactcatctctatgtgctgaacacataatgGAGGTGATAGTATCTGTCACGGAAGCAtaaattcctcattctttctctaaacataaaccttctaaaccttgattTAGCACAGCCTGTTCTGATGCTAtagatgatagagaggttgcccagaAAAGGTaattgagccttccatctcctgaatctcacacactttatatttctgcccataATCGtgccaagtctgtttttcagtttgccaaacactccataaataaaaatgtcaaaatctttgaaACTAACTCTCCtagtgacttctggcatctggccaaaaacatctccaataactttacttctttatcttttcctccttta of Portunus trituberculatus isolate SZX2019 chromosome 32, ASM1759143v1, whole genome shotgun sequence contains these proteins:
- the LOC123511830 gene encoding piggyBac transposable element-derived protein 3-like; the encoded protein is MKHVHAADNTDLDKEDKFAKVCPILDILNERFLKYGEVFGPTSISINESMVSYYGGHPTKQFIRGKPIRWGYKAWIAASLLGYSYFIDLYQGKHRAKSDSCYKDTYGLGGEVVLKMLDRLESQYPGRKFSLFFDNFFTSIRLLETIKERGHSATGTVRSNRTEKCPLSNAKQFEKRSR